The region TAAAGGTGATTACAGCTGGCAACGTGCCACCGATGCTTTTTCTAGTATTGATTACAATGGTGTTAATTACCAATTAGGTAATACCATACAAAATGCAAACAGCCATAATTTAACCACCAACTTAAATATGGATATTTTGTATAAATATTTTGGATTGGTACCAAGTAAATCAAAACAAAAAAAGCCGGCAACTTTAGGTCAAAAACCAAAGCCGGGCGAAAAAGTACAGCGCAATAAAGAATTATCTGAAAGAGATAAAAAAGACAAATCTAAAGATGAAGAGCAAGGTTCTGCTGTTTTAGATGGGGTTGTAAATTTTGCAACTATGGTTAAAACGGTACAAGTTTCGTATGTGGAATCAAACGGAACCGTTTTGCCGGGTTATTTAGGTGGTTTGGGCTTTTTTGGAACAGCACGCCCTACCTTGGGGTATGTGTTTGGTTCGCAAGAAGACGTGCGTTACGATGCTGCTCGTAAAGGCTGGTTAACCTATTATCCAGAATTTAATCAAGAGTTTAGCCGCATGCACACCGAACGCTTAAATTTTGGTGCAGATGTTAAACCAATTCAAGATTTAACCATTACGCTAAAAGCCAATAAAGATTTTAGTAACAACATGTCTGAGCAATACGATGTGGTTGATGGTATGTACAATTCACGTTCGCCTTATGAATTTGGTATGTATCAAACATCAAACATTATGATTGGAACTGCTTTTGGTAGAAGCGATGTAACTGGCTCGGCAGCTTTTGAACAGTTTAAAGCAAACCGTATTGCAGTAGCAAATCGTTTGGCAACTGCTCGCGGTATCGATTTAACAAACCCTGCAAATATAGATGAATACGGTTATCCAGTAGGGTACAGTCGTACTAATCAAGAAGTGTTAATTCCATCGTTCTTAGCAGCCTATTCAGGTAGGGACATATCTAAACAAAGCAATGGTTTCATGCGCGATATTCCGTTGCCAAACTGGTCGTTACGTTATACAGGTTTTATGCGCATGGGTTGGTTTAAAAAGAATTTTAACCGCTTTACAATCAATCATAATTATGTTTCGGGATACTCTGTGAATAATTTCCAAACAAATTACGAGTATTTAGAAAACCCAAATACATTAAACGCTGGTGGTAATTATCCTGCCAAAAATGTTGTAAGTAACATTACCATGATGGAGCAGTTTGCGCCACTTATTGGTGTAGATTTTGTAACAAAATCAAACATAGATTTTGGGTTTAAAATGAATAAAGACCGTATGCTTTCTATGAGTTTTGATAACAACTTGTTAACCGAAGTACAAGGAAATGAGTTCAGCGTAAAATTAGGTTTTATAATAAAAGATGTAAGTTTTACAACCAATTTTGAAGGCGTTGCAAATGGCGGAAGAATAATTAGCGACATGCGTTTTACAACCGAATTTTCATGGCGCCGCAACCAAACCATTATTCGCTATTTAGATTATACCAACAACCAAATAGGGGCAGGGCAAGATATTACTAACATAAGGATAAATGCAGAATATGATTTAAGCAAAAACTTTACAGCACGTTTTTATTACGAACACATGTTTAGTAAAGCTGTAATTTCAACCATGTTCCCAATCACCAATATACGTTCGGGTATTACCTTACGATATAATTTTGGAAATTAAACCTTAAAAATTTTTCAATTATTAATAATGTTATACATTTGCTTAAAATAATAAAACAATGAATATACCAGCTAATTTAAAGTACACAAAAGACCACGAGTGGGTTAGTTTAGAAGGCGATGTTGCAACCGTAGGAATTACCGATTTTGCACAAAAAGAATTAGGAGATATTGTTTACGTAGAAGTGGAAACACTTGACCAAACTTTAGACCAAGATGAGGTTTTTGGAACAGTTGAGGCTGTAAAAACAGTTTCGGATTTGTTTTTGCCGGTTTCTGGTGAAATTATCGAGTTTAACGAAGGTTTAGAAACAGAACCAGAATTAGTAAACAGCGATCCGTATGCTGCAGGTTGGATGATTAAAGTTAAAGTTGCAGACACAGCTCAATTTGATGCTTTATTAACTGCAGATCAATACAAAGAATTAATTGGTGCTTAATAAAAAGCTAATTGCCATTAGTTGGAATTTGTTAATAATGATTTTTTGTTTGGTAAATCTGTCAAACATGAACGATGTTCAAAAAATACAAATTCCAAATTTAGATAAAGTAGTGCATTTTATTTTTTACACTACTTCATCGTTCTTATGGTGTTGGGCTTTACTGAATAAAAAAACAACAAATAACCAGTTTAATACCGTTTTAATAAATTTAGGATTGATTTTATTCGGGTTGTTAATTGAATTTTTGCAAGATGCTATGCCAACGCATCGTTCGTTTGAATGGTTAGATGTGCTTAGTAATACTGCAGGCGTTTTATTCGGAAACATTATTTATATCTTATATACAAAATTTAAACCTCACTATTCGTGAGGTTTTTTTATATGAAATCATGAAGCACATGGAACAATTTTTAGATGCTACTTATCTTAAAACACCAGAGCAAGCAAATTTGTCTAAACTTGAAAATGTTATTTTTATTGAAAATTTGTTGCACAACGCGGTGAAAAATAAATACAAATGTGTAATGATTTTGCCAGAGTATGTAGCAATGGCAAAAAGTTTTTTTGGTTTATACAAAAGCAATGTTTTGGTAGGTACAGTAATTGATTTTCCTATGGGTAGTGCATCAACTCAAGATAAATTAGCACAAGCTCAAGAAGTAATAGATTTAGGAGCCGATGAATTGGATTTTGTAATAGATTACCAAGCGTTTAAAAAAGGCAATGTTTCCTATGTGCAGAACCAAGTTAAGTTATGTACCGCTTTGTGTTTACATCAACAAAAAACAGTAAAATGGATTATAGAAACAGCAGCTTTATCAAACAAAGAAATTATTCAAATAACTACACTTATAAAAAATACGGTTATTAAGAATTTTAAAGAAGTAGATTTTTGTCGTGTTTTTGTAAAATCATCAACAGGCTTTTTTCAAACAATAAACAATCTTTCAAATGGAGCTACACCTGAAAATATAACCTTGATTATTGAAAATGCATCGCCATTGCCCGTAAAAGCATCCGGCGGAATTAAAACAAAACAACAAGCGCTGTTTTATTTACAAATGGGGGTAAAGCGCATAGGGACATCGTCACAAATTGAAATAGTAAAGTAAAATCAAGTTATTTTCTTTGAATTTTCGGTTTTGTTTAACATGATAAAAATGTAAATAGTTAGTTTTAAGATTTTTTTTAAAGTATATTTGCACACCGAATTTTTATGAGTAAACAGTTATTTTGGAAACACCTTCATCAACAGTAAAAGTATCAGCAATTGCAGAATTTAAAACGCTAACCAAAGCAGGTTTGGCATTTAGTGTTGTTTTTTCTACCTTGGCAGGTTATTTATTGGCAGTAGAAGATTGGCAGCAAATTAGTTTGGTAAAGCTTTTTATGTTGGCAGTTGGTGGTTATTGTATGGTTGGGGCTTCTAACGTTTTTAATCAAGTGATTGAAAAAGATTTAGATGCAAAAATGGATCGTACCAGTAAAAGGCCAGTAGCATCGGGGCGTGTATCTAAAAACAATGCCTTTATTTTAGCTTCGGCATTAACCATTGTAGGTTTGGTAATTTTATATATTGTAAGTCCAAAAACCGCAATGTTTGGGGCTATTTCAATTTTTTTATACACCAGCGTTTACACACCATTAAAGCCTTTAACGCCTTTAGCAGTTTTTGTAGGAGCATTTCCAGGCGCTATTCCTTTTATGTTAGGATGGGTAGCCCATAGCGATCATTTTGGTATTGAAGCAGGTATGTTGTTTTTAATTCAGTTTTTTTGGCAGTTTCCTCATTTTTGGGCATTGGGTTGGTTTTTGTATAACGATTATGAAAAGGGAGGGTTTTATTTATTGCCATCCCGAAAAAAAGATAAAAAAACAGCATTACAAGTATTATTGTACTGCATTTGGTTAATTATAGCCTCATTATTACCGGCAACAGGTTTTACTGGTAGGTTGTTTTTATCGCCAGTAGCTGCGTTTTTAGTTTTAGCAGCTGGCTTATGGATGTTATATGGTGGGGTGCAATTATACCGCAAACAAACCGATAAAGCAGCTAAAACATTAATGTTAATAAGTGTAACCTATATTACCTTAATACAAATAATTTTTATTTTAGATAAATTTTTACGCTAATGAATACAGAAGAATTAATAGCAGAAAAAATACAAAAAGGAAAAGCATACAAAACCATGTTAATTTTTGCAATGGGAAGTATTGTTATGATTTTTGCCGGATTAACAAGTGCTTATGTTATTAGTAAAAATAGACCCGATTGGTTAAAAGATTTTCAATTGCCACAAGCATTTTTATGGAGTACATTGGTTATTGTTTTAAGTAGTATTACTTTTCATTTAGCTAAAAAAGCCATTGAAAAAAACAATCGTACTACAACAAGTTTAATGCTAGGGTTAACTCTTTTGTTGGGGATTAGTTTTGTAATGCTTCAATTTCAAGGTTTTAATCAAGTAATTGCAGCAGGTTACTACTTTACGGGTAGCGAAAGTACAATAACAACATCATTTTTATATGTGGTGGTTTTAGTACATATTGCGCATTTAGCAGGCGGACTAATTTCATTATTAATTGTAATTTATAATCATTATAAACAAAAGTATAATGCAACTCAAACCCTTGGAATTGAGTTAAGTGCGATGTTTTGGCACTTTTTAGGATTCTTGTGGTTGTATTTGTTTTTATTTTTTACTTTTTACAAATAATCTTTTTACTTTTCTTTAAAAGAAAAAAGATGTAAATTTGGGAACTTTTTAACACTTAAACTTTTTATGGGAGCGACAGTAACTACAGCAGCGACTAAAGAACAAACATGGGGAGGTGGCGAAGAAATTCAACCTCTAGGAGCCAGCTATGGGAAAATGATGATGTGGTTTTTCATCTTGTCAGATTCATTAACATTTGCCGGATTCCTTGCAGCATACGGTTTTACAAGATTCAAATTCATGGATTCTTGGCCAATTGCCGATCAGGTATTTAATCACTTTCCGTTTATGCATGGTGTTGATGCACCAATGTACTATGTAGCATTAATGACATTTATTTTGATCTTCTCATCGGTAACGATGGTATTAGCGGTAGACGCAGGTCATCAAATGAAACAAAAGAAAGTAGCTATTTATATGCTATTAACTATTGTTGGAGGTTTAATTTTCGTTGGATCTCAAGCATGGGAATGGAAAAACTTTATAACAGGTACTTACGGTGCTGTTGAAACAAAAGGTGGCGAAATTTTACACTTTGTGAACAAAGAAGGTGAGCGCGTTACATTAGCGCAATTTGCTGATACTTCTGTAGTTCGTGAAGATGAAACCTTAACTAAAAGTAAAGGTGTTTGGGGTATGAAAGGTGCTTCGCAAACATCGGTTTCATTAAGCCAAGTGAAAGCTGGTTTAGAAAAAAATCCAGACATTTTAATTAGAACGCAATATACTGTTAAAGGTAACAAACACGAAAAAGTTACTTTAACACGCGAAGAAACTTTAAAAAGAGCTGAAGACTTTAAATATGTTGTAGAAGGTGCAAACCTTGTTCGTAATGAATACGGTCATAAATCATTTGCAGATTTGTTCTTCTTTATTACAGGTTTCCACGGTTTCCACGTTTCGGTTGGGGTATTGTTAAACATTATTATTTTCTTTAATGTTTTATTAGGTACTTACGAAAAAAGAAAAACCTACGAAATGGTTGAAAAAGTTGGTTTATACTGGCACTTTGTAGATTTAGTTTGGGTGTTTGTATTTACATTCTTCTACTTAGTATAATCATAAATAATTAAAAGAAAAATGGGAGCACACGCATCTAATACAAAAAGAATTTGGCAAGTATTTGGTTTACTGTCATTAATAACAATAGTAGAAGTTATTTTAGGTATTTTAAAGCCCGACGCTTTATTTCACCACGATTTATTTAGCTTAAGCTACCTAAACTGGATTTTTATTATATTAACCATTGTTAAAGCATACTACATTATGTGGGCGTTTATGCACTTAGAAGGTGAAAAAGCATCTTTTCGCTGGTCAATAGTTGCACCAATGGTTTTCTTAATTGCTTACTTAGCTTGTTTAGTTTTAATAGAAGGCGATTATATTCACGAAGTTTTTAGAACATCAAGTATTAAATGGATGTTTTAATTTATAAATAACAGTTAAAAAGGCGGTATTTACACCGCCTTTTTTTATTTTTGTAAAAATTTTTCAGCATGAAAAAATTACTTGTATTAGTTGCCCTTTTTATAGTACCTATTGTTGCATATTTGTTTTTTGCATCGGGGGTTAACTCGTTTATAAAACTACCCGTTGTTACCGAAAAAATTTCCGAACTCCCTTCAAACTGGCAAACATTATCGGGCAACCAAATCCAACTAAAAAATAAAATTACCATATTAGGTTTTACCGGTAACGATATTACTTATGTAGAAGGTAATATGACTAATTTGGCTCATAAAATTTACGATAGAAATAAAGATTTTGTAGATTTTCAGGTAATTATGATTGCACCTATTGGTACCGAGCAAAATCTTAAAAAATTACAAAATGAGTTAAGCGTTAATTTAGATTTAAAAAATTGGCATTTTGTAACTGCAAACCCTAGTGAAATTCAATCGTATCATAAACAATTAGGTTTAATAGGTGGTTTAAACGCTAAATTTGGTACACCTAACGTTTATATTATTGACAAAGAATTGAATTTACGTGGACGGAAAGGGAAGAATAAAAAAGGCGAAGAAGAATACCGTGAAGGGTATAATACTATTTCGGCAGCTGATTTACACAATGAAATGGCCGATGATGTAAAAGTAATTTTGGCAGAATACCGTTTGGCTTTAAAAAAGAATAATAAAAAAGATAACGTAACTCATTAATAATGAAAAAAAACTATTCTTACATTTGGATTTCATTAATTGTATTGATTTTTGGAATTTACTTTGTACCAAAAATTGTAAACCGTTTTAAAGATGCTTCGGTAGTTGAAAGCGATCGTTTAAATGTTGCTAACAGAAATGATTTGTTAGAAGTAGGTAAGGCTCCTAGTTTTTCGTTCACTAATCAAAACAACGAAATCATTTCAAATAAAAATTACGAAGGAAAAGTATATTTGGTTGAGTTTTTCTTTTCTACTTGCCCTACTATTTGTCCTATTATGAACGAAAATATGGTTAAAATTCAAAACGAATTTCAAAAAGAAGAACGTTTTGGTATTGTTTCAATCACCATAGATCCTGAAACAGATACACCTGAAAACTTAAAGCAACATGCTAAATTTTTAGGTGCAACCATGAAAAACTGGAATTTTTTAACAGGTAAGCAAGACGATATTTTTGCGTTATCTAAAAAGTTTAACTTATATGTAGGTGAAAATAGCGATGCACCAGGTGGTTTTGAACATTCGGGCTTATTTGCTTTGGTTGATAAAAATGGAATGATTCGTGCCCGTGATATCGCTCTAAATTCTGATTTTCCATATTATGATGGAACCAATGCAGAAGGGTTAAAAATGCTTAAAGAAGACATTCAACAATTAATTAAAGAATAATGGAAAACGTACAAATTGAAAAAAAATACAATATTTGGATTTGGATTTTATCAATTGCAATTCCTGTGGTGGTAGCCATTTTATTTAGTGTAAACTTACATGATTTGGGTTACAATGTTAAACCACTTACTTTTTTGCCACCTATATATGCAACTATAAATGGTTTAACTGCTGTTTTATTAATATGGGCAGTTGCTGCAATTAAAAAAGGGAATAAATCATTACACGAAAAATTAATTAAAATTTGTATTGGTTGCTCATTGGCATTTTTAGCAATGTACGTGGCGTATCATATGACATCTATTGATATTAAATATCGTGGTGAGGGTGCATTAAGATATATTTACTTTTTTATCTTAATAACACATATTTTACTATCAATTATAATCATTCCGTTTGTATTGGTAACATTTGTACGTGGAATTTCGGGGGCTTATCAACGCCATAAAAAATTAGCTCGTATAACATACCCTATGTGGTTGTATGTTGCGGTGACTGGTGTAATTGTATATTTAATGATTTCGCCTTATTATGTTCACTAAAAAAACAATTACCTACTATTTATTTTCTATTTTCTTTTTTCTGTTTTCTTTAGAAGGATTTGCACAATGTGCTATGTGCAGGGCATCGTTAGAAACCGAAGAAACAGGTTTAAAAGCCGAAGCTGTTAACGATGGTATTGTGTATTTAATGGCTTTTCCGTACTTGTTGTTATTAATTGGTGGTGTGGTAATTTATCGCATTATGAAAAGTAAAAAGAAAAGTAAATTATAGTGCCATGGTTTATATTTTAAATATTGAAACCGCTACTAAAAATTGTTCGGTAAGTATTTCGGCAAATGGCGAAACAGTTGCTTTTAAAGAAATTTCGGAAGAACAATTTAACCATGCTGAAAAATTACATGTTTTTGTAAAAAATGTTTTACAAGAAATAAATATCGGTATTAACCAATTAAGTGCGGTGGCAGTTAGTAAAGGACCAGGGTCATACACTGGTTTACGAATTGGTGTTTCGGCTGCAAAAGGTTTTTGTTATGCCTTAAATATACCTTTAATTTCGGTTGATACATTGGCTGTTTTGGCAGCGCAAATTAAAATTAATTCTGGTGTAATCGTTCCAATGATTGATGCCAGACGAATGGAAGTTTTTACTCAAATGTTCAATGTTAAACACAAAGCAATTGCTGCTGCAGAAGCTTTAATTGTTGATGAAAATGCTTTTGCAGATAGAAACGAAAATATTCATTTAGTGGGTGATGGTGCATTAAAATGTAAAACTGTTTTAAATGAAGATAAATTTGTGTATTATGATGCCAATATTTATCCTTCAGCAAAAGAAATGAGCATTTTAAGTTTTGATAAATTTCAAAAAAACGAGTTTGAAGATGTGGCTTACTTTGAACCTTATTACCTTAAAGATTTTATGCTAACAACTAAAAAATAAAAGACTCCGTTTTTGCGGAGTCTTTCGTTTTTATAAAGTGGCTAAAAAGTTACCTAACTTAATTAAATCACTATCGTTTTCTTTAATTTTATTTTCTTTTAAGAACTTTTTAATAGCAGCTGATTTTTCAGGCATGTATTTGTCGAACGTTTTTTGTTTACCGTCAAACTCAAAAGTTTCGTTATTGTAAGTTATATAATATTTATCTCTATTTAATTTATAAATTGCTTGCGTGTCAGTTTCGTAACTGTTAGCTGCCTTTTGTGCAGGATTTAGTTTGATACTTATAAATTTAGAAACTTTAACGTTGTTTTGATCTACTAAAACACTATGGTATCTTTCGTACGATTTTCCATTGTCAATATATTGAAAAAGTTCAAAAACACTTCCGTCTTCAAATGCAAAATGCGTATTTTTTTCTTTAATTAGTTCTAAAATATCTTTACCGTTTTTATATTCCATTAAATCTGAGTAAGCATTGTATCTAATTAAAAAATCTTGAGTGCCTTTATTTACTTTAGCACTTTGAAATGCTTCTTTTAAATATTTTGAACCCGCTACAGTTTCATCGG is a window of Myroides sp. JBRI-B21084 DNA encoding:
- a CDS encoding cytochrome c oxidase subunit 3 is translated as MGATVTTAATKEQTWGGGEEIQPLGASYGKMMMWFFILSDSLTFAGFLAAYGFTRFKFMDSWPIADQVFNHFPFMHGVDAPMYYVALMTFILIFSSVTMVLAVDAGHQMKQKKVAIYMLLTIVGGLIFVGSQAWEWKNFITGTYGAVETKGGEILHFVNKEGERVTLAQFADTSVVREDETLTKSKGVWGMKGASQTSVSLSQVKAGLEKNPDILIRTQYTVKGNKHEKVTLTREETLKRAEDFKYVVEGANLVRNEYGHKSFADLFFFITGFHGFHVSVGVLLNIIIFFNVLLGTYEKRKTYEMVEKVGLYWHFVDLVWVFVFTFFYLV
- a CDS encoding cytochrome C oxidase subunit IV family protein, producing MGAHASNTKRIWQVFGLLSLITIVEVILGILKPDALFHHDLFSLSYLNWIFIILTIVKAYYIMWAFMHLEGEKASFRWSIVAPMVFLIAYLACLVLIEGDYIHEVFRTSSIKWMF
- the deoC gene encoding deoxyribose-phosphate aldolase: MEQFLDATYLKTPEQANLSKLENVIFIENLLHNAVKNKYKCVMILPEYVAMAKSFFGLYKSNVLVGTVIDFPMGSASTQDKLAQAQEVIDLGADELDFVIDYQAFKKGNVSYVQNQVKLCTALCLHQQKTVKWIIETAALSNKEIIQITTLIKNTVIKNFKEVDFCRVFVKSSTGFFQTINNLSNGATPENITLIIENASPLPVKASGGIKTKQQALFYLQMGVKRIGTSSQIEIVK
- a CDS encoding DUF420 domain-containing protein, which produces MENVQIEKKYNIWIWILSIAIPVVVAILFSVNLHDLGYNVKPLTFLPPIYATINGLTAVLLIWAVAAIKKGNKSLHEKLIKICIGCSLAFLAMYVAYHMTSIDIKYRGEGALRYIYFFILITHILLSIIIIPFVLVTFVRGISGAYQRHKKLARITYPMWLYVAVTGVIVYLMISPYYVH
- the tsaB gene encoding tRNA (adenosine(37)-N6)-threonylcarbamoyltransferase complex dimerization subunit type 1 TsaB; this translates as MVYILNIETATKNCSVSISANGETVAFKEISEEQFNHAEKLHVFVKNVLQEINIGINQLSAVAVSKGPGSYTGLRIGVSAAKGFCYALNIPLISVDTLAVLAAQIKINSGVIVPMIDARRMEVFTQMFNVKHKAIAAAEALIVDENAFADRNENIHLVGDGALKCKTVLNEDKFVYYDANIYPSAKEMSILSFDKFQKNEFEDVAYFEPYYLKDFMLTTKK
- a CDS encoding VanZ family protein, yielding MNDVQKIQIPNLDKVVHFIFYTTSSFLWCWALLNKKTTNNQFNTVLINLGLILFGLLIEFLQDAMPTHRSFEWLDVLSNTAGVLFGNIIYILYTKFKPHYS
- a CDS encoding SCO family protein, translated to MKKNYSYIWISLIVLIFGIYFVPKIVNRFKDASVVESDRLNVANRNDLLEVGKAPSFSFTNQNNEIISNKNYEGKVYLVEFFFSTCPTICPIMNENMVKIQNEFQKEERFGIVSITIDPETDTPENLKQHAKFLGATMKNWNFLTGKQDDIFALSKKFNLYVGENSDAPGGFEHSGLFALVDKNGMIRARDIALNSDFPYYDGTNAEGLKMLKEDIQQLIKE
- the gcvH gene encoding glycine cleavage system protein GcvH encodes the protein MNIPANLKYTKDHEWVSLEGDVATVGITDFAQKELGDIVYVEVETLDQTLDQDEVFGTVEAVKTVSDLFLPVSGEIIEFNEGLETEPELVNSDPYAAGWMIKVKVADTAQFDALLTADQYKELIGA
- the cyoE gene encoding heme o synthase, translating into METPSSTVKVSAIAEFKTLTKAGLAFSVVFSTLAGYLLAVEDWQQISLVKLFMLAVGGYCMVGASNVFNQVIEKDLDAKMDRTSKRPVASGRVSKNNAFILASALTIVGLVILYIVSPKTAMFGAISIFLYTSVYTPLKPLTPLAVFVGAFPGAIPFMLGWVAHSDHFGIEAGMLFLIQFFWQFPHFWALGWFLYNDYEKGGFYLLPSRKKDKKTALQVLLYCIWLIIASLLPATGFTGRLFLSPVAAFLVLAAGLWMLYGGVQLYRKQTDKAAKTLMLISVTYITLIQIIFILDKFLR
- a CDS encoding cytochrome c oxidase subunit 3 — translated: MNTEELIAEKIQKGKAYKTMLIFAMGSIVMIFAGLTSAYVISKNRPDWLKDFQLPQAFLWSTLVIVLSSITFHLAKKAIEKNNRTTTSLMLGLTLLLGISFVMLQFQGFNQVIAAGYYFTGSESTITTSFLYVVVLVHIAHLAGGLISLLIVIYNHYKQKYNATQTLGIELSAMFWHFLGFLWLYLFLFFTFYK